A part of Ferviditalea candida genomic DNA contains:
- a CDS encoding AbrB/MazE/SpoVT family DNA-binding domain-containing protein, whose product MSVPIVDNAKVMAKGQITLPKDIRSKLRLSTGDRVTLICEEDRVILMNSAVYAMKMLQKEMEGEAEKTGIRSDEDVMDLVKDVRAEIEGL is encoded by the coding sequence ATGAGCGTTCCCATAGTTGATAATGCAAAGGTAATGGCTAAAGGCCAGATCACGCTGCCGAAAGATATCCGCTCCAAACTTCGCCTTTCCACCGGAGACCGTGTTACCCTCATCTGCGAGGAAGACAGGGTTATCCTTATGAATTCCGCTGTCTACGCCATGAAAATGCTGCAGAAAGAAATGGAGGGCGAAGCGGAAAAAACCGGGATCCGCAGCGATGAAGACGTCATGGATCTGGTAAAGGACGTCCGTGCGGAGATTGAAGGACTATGA
- a CDS encoding putative toxin-antitoxin system toxin component, PIN family: MRVLIDTNILISASLSSEGTPYQAYVKAVTHPNHGMVCDQNIDEFRRVYNRKFPHKIQALERFLALALTVLEVVPTPAVDVSDEALVRDASDRPILRAAIAAKADVLVTGDRDFLESGVTNPKIMTAAEFLLME, encoded by the coding sequence ATGAGAGTGTTGATTGACACCAACATCCTTATCTCCGCTTCTTTAAGCAGCGAAGGAACGCCTTACCAGGCGTACGTTAAAGCCGTTACACACCCCAACCACGGGATGGTTTGCGACCAAAACATTGATGAGTTTCGCAGAGTGTACAACAGGAAATTTCCTCACAAAATACAAGCGCTCGAACGCTTTTTGGCGCTTGCGCTTACCGTTCTTGAAGTTGTTCCGACTCCTGCCGTTGACGTGTCGGATGAGGCGCTTGTAAGGGACGCATCCGACAGGCCAATACTCAGGGCGGCTATTGCGGCAAAAGCCGACGTGCTCGTAACAGGGGACAGGGATTTCCTTGAATCCGGTGTAACAAACCCAAAGATTATGACAGCGGCAGAATTTCTGCTAATGGAATAA